One genomic segment of Pseudomonas sp. RU47 includes these proteins:
- a CDS encoding flagella synthesis protein FlgN: MHDTNLLQLINDDFAPAQQLLELLQTESLALHGRDMPLLEEILAHKQALIILLEQHGRKRSEILASLNLPTDRSGLEQLAGQSSIGDQLLSQGDALTDLIAQCQAANVKNGQSIQIQQAATANQLKILTGGEAPALYNASGTFAKPAVPRPLSQA, encoded by the coding sequence ATGCACGACACTAATTTATTGCAACTGATCAACGACGACTTTGCTCCAGCTCAACAATTGCTGGAGTTGCTGCAAACCGAATCCCTCGCGTTGCACGGTCGCGACATGCCACTGCTCGAAGAAATTCTGGCGCACAAACAGGCATTGATCATTCTGCTTGAACAGCATGGCCGCAAACGCAGCGAAATCCTTGCCAGCCTCAACCTGCCAACCGATCGTTCAGGTCTTGAGCAACTGGCTGGCCAGTCGAGCATTGGCGATCAGTTGCTGAGCCAGGGCGATGCCCTGACCGATCTGATCGCTCAATGCCAGGCGGCCAACGTCAAAAATGGCCAGTCGATCCAGATCCAGCAGGCCGCCACGGCCAATCAGCTGAAGATCCTTACCGGTGGTGAAGCGCCAGCGCTTTATAACGCCAGCGGTACATTTGCCAAACCCGCCGTACCGCGTCCGCTCAGCCAGGCATGA
- the flgC gene encoding flagellar basal body rod protein FlgC, translating to MSLSSVFNIAGSGMSAQTTRLNTVASNIANAETVSSSIDQTYRARHPVFATMFQGGQNSGSNSLFQSQDAAGQGVQVLGVVEDQSNLEARYEPNHPAADAKGYVYYPNVNVVEEMADMISASRSFQTNAEMMNTAKTMMQKVLTLGQ from the coding sequence ATGTCCCTGTCCAGCGTTTTCAACATTGCCGGCAGCGGCATGAGCGCACAGACCACGCGTCTGAACACCGTGGCGTCGAACATCGCCAACGCCGAGACCGTCTCCTCGAGCATCGACCAGACCTACCGCGCCCGTCACCCGGTGTTCGCCACCATGTTCCAGGGCGGCCAGAACAGTGGCAGCAACTCGCTGTTCCAGAGCCAGGACGCGGCCGGTCAAGGCGTACAGGTGCTCGGTGTGGTCGAAGACCAGAGCAACCTCGAAGCGCGCTACGAGCCGAATCATCCGGCGGCCGACGCCAAAGGCTACGTCTACTACCCGAACGTCAACGTGGTGGAAGAAATGGCTGACATGATTTCCGCGAGCCGGTCCTTCCAGACCAACGCCGAAATGATGAACACCGCCAAAACCATGATGCAGAAGGTACTGACCCTCGGTCAGTAA
- the flgM gene encoding flagellar biosynthesis anti-sigma factor FlgM, translating to MVIDFSRLNSSSSLTGSTRTSNAKETAETGTSAPLNTQAETASTAKSGESVHLSNEAQQLQKVTDKLRDQPAVDKARVAELKAAIADGSYKVDSNRVASKLLNFEAQR from the coding sequence ATGGTCATCGATTTCAGCCGTTTGAACAGCTCCTCGTCACTTACGGGCAGTACACGTACCAGCAACGCCAAGGAAACCGCCGAAACCGGTACCTCTGCGCCGCTGAATACCCAGGCCGAAACGGCCAGTACCGCAAAAAGCGGGGAATCGGTACACCTCAGCAATGAGGCTCAACAGTTGCAGAAGGTCACTGACAAGCTGCGCGATCAGCCTGCTGTCGACAAAGCCCGTGTGGCCGAGTTGAAAGCCGCGATTGCCGATGGCAGCTATAAAGTCGACAGCAACCGTGTAGCCAGCAAACTGCTCAACTTCGAAGCCCAGCGCTAG
- the flgD gene encoding flagellar hook assembly protein FlgD, whose translation MSVSDTTSSLSMNDILSNSSKKTSSTAGGIASATNSATGGQALGKDAFLQLLVTQLKNQNPLDPQDNSAFVAQLAQFSSLEGITTLNSTVSSLAGNYNSSQALQASSLVGRNVIVQTNSVQLDDPSKGMTGSVTVPSSIAGGTVSITDSSGAVVRTIDLGSRAAGAASFTWDGKDKDGNLVKTGTYTVKANASINGTSTDMATYLPATVTSVTISQTGGELMLNLSGKGTVALSKVQTIGI comes from the coding sequence ATGAGTGTTTCCGATACCACCAGCAGCTTGAGCATGAATGACATCCTGTCGAACTCGTCGAAAAAGACCAGTTCGACCGCCGGTGGCATTGCTTCGGCCACTAACAGCGCCACCGGCGGCCAGGCCCTGGGCAAGGACGCGTTCCTGCAATTGCTGGTCACCCAGCTGAAAAACCAGAACCCGCTCGATCCGCAGGACAACAGCGCATTCGTTGCCCAGTTGGCCCAGTTCAGCAGCCTGGAAGGCATCACCACGCTGAACAGCACGGTCAGTTCGCTGGCCGGCAACTACAACTCCTCGCAAGCCTTGCAGGCTTCGTCGCTGGTGGGTCGCAATGTGATCGTGCAGACCAACTCGGTTCAGCTCGACGATCCGAGCAAAGGCATGACCGGTTCGGTCACCGTTCCGTCGTCGATCGCCGGCGGCACCGTGAGCATTACCGACAGCAGCGGCGCGGTGGTTCGCACCATCGATCTGGGCAGTCGCGCCGCAGGCGCCGCGAGCTTCACTTGGGACGGCAAGGACAAGGACGGCAATCTGGTCAAGACCGGTACCTATACCGTCAAGGCCAACGCATCGATCAATGGTACCTCGACCGACATGGCGACGTACCTGCCGGCCACCGTCACCAGCGTGACGATCAGCCAGACCGGCGGCGAGCTGATGCTCAACCTGTCCGGCAAGGGCACCGTTGCCCTGTCCAAAGTACAAACCATTGGTATATAG
- the flgA gene encoding flagellar basal body P-ring formation chaperone FlgA — MNAQTTFFRHLTSRARKSLCAMSAVCCFFAGSPAIADAVTLPDMLIGVTQGFLEFTVEDYLATSQTEGRYEIEVNQLDPRMRMPMCDKELTATLESPARPLGRVTVKVRCEGASPWTVFVPAQVRLFREIVTTTRPLKRAGIIEPQDVTLRERDVSTINQGFLTSVDEAIGQKLTRPTVADQVITLVHLEQAEVVRKGDQVVITARSGTLAVRMPGEALANGGLKEQIRVKNLNSQRVIKAQVTAPGQVEVAM, encoded by the coding sequence ATGAACGCTCAAACGACATTTTTCCGACACCTGACCTCCCGCGCTCGCAAAAGCCTTTGCGCGATGTCAGCCGTCTGCTGCTTTTTCGCTGGCAGCCCTGCCATTGCTGATGCGGTTACCTTGCCTGACATGCTTATCGGCGTCACTCAGGGCTTTCTTGAGTTCACCGTAGAAGACTATCTGGCTACCAGTCAAACGGAAGGTCGCTACGAAATCGAAGTAAACCAGCTCGACCCCCGTATGCGCATGCCTATGTGCGACAAGGAATTGACAGCGACTTTGGAGAGCCCGGCACGTCCGTTGGGCCGGGTCACGGTGAAGGTCCGCTGTGAAGGCGCCTCGCCCTGGACCGTGTTCGTGCCCGCTCAAGTCCGCCTGTTTCGCGAGATTGTGACGACCACGCGGCCACTGAAACGCGCAGGGATTATCGAGCCACAGGACGTGACCTTGCGAGAGCGCGACGTAAGCACGATCAACCAAGGCTTTCTGACTTCGGTAGACGAAGCGATCGGGCAGAAATTAACCCGACCAACGGTCGCCGATCAGGTGATTACCCTGGTTCATCTGGAACAGGCCGAAGTGGTTCGCAAGGGCGATCAAGTGGTCATCACCGCACGCAGCGGTACGCTGGCCGTGCGCATGCCCGGTGAAGCACTGGCCAATGGCGGTTTGAAAGAACAGATACGCGTGAAAAACCTCAATTCGCAACGGGTCATCAAGGCGCAAGTCACCGCGCCCGGCCAAGTGGAAGTGGCGATGTAG
- the flgB gene encoding flagellar basal body rod protein FlgB — MSISFDKALGIHEKALGFRAQRAEVLANNIANADTPNYKARDLEFSKVLEAQTQKNANGTIALNMTNSRHIEAEGQGNGDESLMYRTPMQPSIDQNTVDAQLEQSNYAENAVGFQASFTLLNSKFKGLVSALRGE; from the coding sequence ATGAGCATCAGCTTCGATAAAGCGCTCGGCATTCACGAAAAGGCATTGGGCTTCCGCGCCCAGCGTGCCGAAGTGCTGGCCAACAACATCGCCAACGCCGATACCCCGAACTACAAGGCGCGGGATCTGGAGTTCTCCAAAGTGCTTGAAGCACAGACCCAGAAAAACGCTAACGGCACCATCGCCCTGAACATGACCAACAGCCGTCACATCGAAGCTGAAGGCCAGGGCAACGGCGACGAATCGCTGATGTATCGCACGCCGATGCAACCTTCGATCGACCAGAACACCGTGGACGCCCAACTGGAACAGTCGAACTACGCGGAAAACGCCGTCGGCTTCCAGGCCAGCTTCACCCTGCTCAACAGCAAATTCAAAGGGCTGGTGTCAGCCCTGCGCGGAGAGTAA
- a CDS encoding chemotaxis protein CheV encodes MAGVMDSVNQRTQLVGQNRLELLLFRLDGQQLYGINVFKVREVLQCPSLTLMPKSSPVVCGVANIRGATIPILDLAMATGSGALKDKNNPFVIITEYNTKTQGFLVRSVERIVNMNWEEIHPPPKGTGRDHYLTAVTRVDNQLVEIIDVEKVLAEVAPTPEAISVGVVDVETQTKALSLRVLTVDDSSVARKQVTRCLQTIGVEVVALNDGKQALDYLRKLVDEGKKPEEEFLMMISDIEMPEMDGYTLTAEIRGDARMQKLHIILHTSLSGVFNQAMVKKVGADDFLAKFRPDDLASRVVDRIKAADIS; translated from the coding sequence ATGGCTGGTGTAATGGATTCGGTGAACCAGCGCACGCAACTGGTGGGGCAGAATCGCCTGGAGCTGTTGTTGTTCCGTCTTGACGGTCAGCAGCTCTACGGAATCAACGTGTTCAAGGTGCGGGAAGTGTTGCAGTGCCCGTCGCTGACGTTGATGCCCAAGTCCAGTCCTGTCGTGTGCGGGGTGGCAAATATCCGGGGGGCGACCATTCCGATCCTTGATCTGGCAATGGCCACCGGTTCCGGAGCGTTGAAGGACAAGAACAACCCGTTCGTGATCATCACGGAGTACAACACCAAGACCCAGGGTTTCCTGGTCCGCTCGGTGGAGCGCATCGTCAACATGAACTGGGAAGAGATTCATCCGCCGCCCAAGGGCACGGGTCGCGATCATTACCTGACCGCTGTGACTCGGGTGGACAATCAGTTAGTCGAAATCATCGACGTCGAGAAAGTGCTGGCGGAAGTTGCGCCGACACCGGAAGCGATTTCGGTGGGCGTGGTCGATGTCGAGACCCAGACCAAGGCACTGTCTTTGCGTGTCTTGACGGTCGATGACTCATCGGTAGCGCGCAAGCAGGTCACGCGTTGTCTGCAGACGATCGGTGTCGAAGTGGTGGCGCTGAACGACGGCAAGCAGGCGCTGGATTATCTACGCAAGCTGGTCGATGAGGGCAAGAAGCCGGAAGAAGAGTTCCTGATGATGATTTCCGACATCGAGATGCCGGAGATGGACGGGTACACCCTGACGGCGGAAATCCGCGGCGACGCACGCATGCAAAAGCTTCATATCATCCTGCATACTTCGTTGTCCGGGGTATTCAATCAGGCGATGGTCAAGAAAGTCGGTGCTGATGACTTCCTGGCCAAATTCCGCCCTGATGACCTGGCATCCCGGGTAGTCGACCGGATCAAAGCAGCAGATATCAGCTGA
- the cheR gene encoding protein-glutamate O-methyltransferase CheR, whose translation MSTGNLDFEQFRVFLEKACGILLGENKQYLVSSRLNKLMEQQGIKSLGELVQRIQTQPRSGLREQVVDAMTTNETLWFRDTYPFEVLKNKVLPEAIKASPNQRLRIWSAACSSGQEPYSLSMSIDEFERTNLGQLKMGVQIVATDLSGLMLTNCKTGEYDSLAIGRGLSPERLQRYFDPKGPGRWVIKAPIKNRVEFRSFNLLDSYAALGKFDIVFCRNVLIYFSAEVKKDILLRIHSTLKPGGYLFLGASEALNGLPDHYQMVQCSPGIIYQAK comes from the coding sequence TTGTCTACGGGTAATTTGGATTTCGAACAGTTCCGGGTCTTCCTGGAAAAAGCCTGTGGCATTTTGCTCGGTGAAAACAAGCAGTACCTGGTCTCGAGCCGTCTCAACAAACTGATGGAGCAGCAAGGCATCAAGTCCCTGGGTGAGCTGGTTCAGCGCATCCAGACCCAGCCGCGCAGCGGTTTGCGCGAGCAGGTGGTCGATGCCATGACGACTAACGAAACCCTGTGGTTTCGTGACACCTATCCGTTTGAAGTCTTGAAGAACAAGGTGCTGCCTGAAGCGATCAAGGCCAGCCCCAACCAGCGTCTGCGGATCTGGTCGGCCGCCTGCTCGTCGGGCCAGGAACCGTACTCGCTGTCGATGTCGATCGACGAGTTCGAGCGCACGAATCTTGGCCAGTTGAAGATGGGCGTGCAGATTGTCGCCACCGACCTGTCCGGTCTTATGCTGACCAACTGCAAGACCGGCGAGTACGACAGTCTGGCAATCGGTCGCGGTTTGTCGCCGGAACGTCTGCAGCGTTACTTCGACCCGAAAGGGCCGGGGCGCTGGGTGATCAAGGCGCCGATCAAGAACCGCGTGGAGTTTCGCTCGTTCAACCTGCTCGACAGCTATGCCGCGCTAGGCAAGTTCGACATCGTGTTCTGCCGCAACGTGTTGATCTACTTCTCTGCCGAAGTGAAGAAAGACATCCTGTTGCGCATTCACAGCACGTTGAAGCCGGGCGGTTATCTGTTCCTTGGCGCTTCCGAAGCGTTGAACGGTTTGCCGGACCATTACCAGATGGTGCAGTGCAGCCCGGGGATCATTTACCAGGCGAAGTGA